A single genomic interval of Granulicella tundricola MP5ACTX9 harbors:
- a CDS encoding carboxypeptidase-like regulatory domain-containing protein: protein MNASRTPRYRHALFFLLLCFALLFQGHFASAQNGGEGAITGTVSDPGGARIPTATITATNVGTGVVITRPASSSGLYQLSPLIVGTYTVTVSAPGFQGFTQENITINAAQVFGLNLTLKPGSQDESVTVTAAPPALDTTNATLGGTITSDEYMELPLLVAGNQQRDITQFSNLLPGAQPGARSSLFSGTASRVEEVFLDGIPISTISQIGDNRPIFNIIPSEAIDQIGATTSGQSVDAQGAGSVNYTMKSGANQYHGTVADFIRNTIFDTWGFTAPAVPSQRSVNGVIQSGPPVKPADHQNEFTAAAGGPVRIPFLFNGHDKLFFFGAYDLTHANSAPTYATATIPTLLMRTGDFTEVPYTIYDPTTLTCPTSTTCTRQPFTGVKNGLPTANVIPTNKLSPISQTMQSFLPAPTTSGIQNNYLGGYPQGNHNWLYSGRIDYDASTKQRISFVIAGGNTHPIPYTGNSSVLPVPYLASVYTQTGGHWADLEDIYTIKPNLVNQFKFGFANLGGKPSRNLTQDVAQYEAVNMGINFSGLPADSQAVTEFPTSTFSGSNAQTQWADGVPGTSKTTVDESYTTVDNLLWVKGRHAMTFGIQIQQLELNQSAQDGPTSGITLAWGVNETARINGTSYASSTGYAYASYLLGAVANTSVSVLPFSVLGGRYHPLAPYFQDNYKVTEKLTLNLGLRWDYLPTYNEVLDRFSFLNPNLTNPVTGNLGALQLAGNHGGAGVSCGCRSPASNYMKNWGPRVGLAYSVNDKTVIRAAYALVYSHGGGTGGAGGAYQGTGSLGLTSTPSFTDGGAGTGAGPAFYLNNSAGFQAQGLSNNNFGGPGYTVPAVTAPGPISQTLNVGNYVTSAGAYVSPGGISYLDPYVSGRSPEFSFWNFGFQRELMRDLTLMVNYAGSESHFLAGASNIRGLQSGQIDPRYYMLGTALLSAPATTANIAKASAIVPGIAAPYSGYSQAASTTSGAGKATIGQMLTWMPQFSSVTDTWGSQTANASYHSLQLSVAKRLSHGLTLNLNYTYGKQIDDTGTIRSGYAIPANLTLNGKAWAQDRIDRGLSATSVPQNLSIYGVYKLPAGGKGEFLGDHLLTRAILGGWNLSGIFTYVSGTPLAITSSACTSSSEPGAGQCMPDINPNFAGKTIRQNGSWGKGITAANLGAISYLSGAVTSTTPGQGVGGAACTSSSGPFCNSGSLMIGDAPRTAAFGLRNPSVYNLNMGVRRSFDLNERFKFIFAVDCQNVTNKVTFSGITTNINSSAFGTLSGATSNSGSRDFQFSGRIRF from the coding sequence ATGAACGCCTCACGCACGCCCCGTTATCGACACGCACTCTTTTTCTTGCTGCTCTGCTTCGCACTGCTCTTTCAGGGACACTTCGCCTCCGCTCAGAACGGCGGAGAAGGCGCGATCACCGGCACCGTCTCCGACCCGGGCGGGGCTCGCATCCCGACCGCCACGATCACGGCAACGAACGTCGGCACCGGTGTCGTCATCACACGGCCCGCATCGTCCAGCGGCCTCTACCAGCTCAGTCCCTTGATCGTCGGGACCTATACCGTCACCGTCTCCGCACCGGGCTTCCAAGGCTTCACCCAGGAGAACATCACGATCAACGCCGCGCAGGTCTTCGGCCTCAACCTCACGCTGAAGCCCGGCAGCCAAGATGAGTCCGTCACCGTGACCGCCGCGCCTCCTGCGCTCGATACGACCAACGCCACGCTGGGCGGGACCATCACCAGTGACGAGTACATGGAACTGCCGCTGCTCGTTGCCGGCAACCAGCAGCGAGATATCACCCAGTTCTCGAACCTGCTGCCCGGAGCACAGCCCGGTGCGCGCTCGTCACTGTTCTCCGGCACCGCGAGCCGCGTGGAGGAGGTGTTCCTGGACGGCATTCCCATCTCCACGATCAGCCAGATCGGCGACAATCGCCCGATCTTCAACATCATCCCTTCGGAGGCCATCGACCAGATCGGCGCGACCACGAGCGGCCAGTCCGTCGACGCGCAGGGCGCGGGTTCCGTCAACTACACCATGAAGTCCGGAGCCAACCAGTACCACGGCACCGTGGCCGACTTCATCCGCAATACCATCTTCGATACGTGGGGCTTCACTGCACCGGCCGTGCCCTCGCAGAGAAGCGTCAACGGCGTCATTCAATCCGGGCCACCGGTCAAACCCGCCGACCACCAGAATGAGTTCACCGCAGCCGCTGGCGGTCCTGTGCGCATTCCATTTCTCTTCAATGGGCACGACAAGCTCTTCTTCTTCGGCGCCTACGATCTGACGCACGCAAACTCCGCACCCACCTACGCCACTGCGACCATTCCTACCTTGTTGATGCGCACCGGCGACTTCACCGAGGTCCCCTACACCATTTACGATCCCACCACGCTCACCTGCCCCACCTCAACCACATGCACTCGCCAGCCGTTTACGGGGGTAAAGAACGGCCTCCCCACGGCGAACGTCATCCCCACCAACAAGCTCTCACCGATCAGCCAGACCATGCAGTCCTTCCTGCCTGCTCCTACTACGTCCGGGATTCAGAACAACTATCTCGGCGGCTATCCGCAGGGCAATCACAACTGGCTGTACTCCGGCCGTATCGACTACGACGCATCCACCAAGCAGCGGATTTCGTTCGTCATCGCCGGCGGCAACACACACCCGATCCCTTACACCGGTAACAGTTCCGTGCTGCCCGTGCCGTATCTTGCATCGGTTTATACGCAGACCGGTGGCCACTGGGCTGATCTGGAAGACATCTACACGATCAAGCCGAACCTCGTAAATCAGTTCAAGTTCGGCTTTGCGAATCTCGGCGGTAAGCCCTCACGCAACCTCACCCAGGACGTCGCGCAATACGAAGCCGTCAACATGGGCATCAACTTCAGTGGCCTTCCTGCTGACTCGCAGGCTGTGACCGAGTTCCCCACCTCCACCTTTTCCGGCAGCAACGCTCAGACCCAATGGGCGGACGGTGTGCCCGGAACCAGCAAGACCACGGTCGATGAGTCGTACACCACCGTCGACAACCTGCTGTGGGTCAAAGGCCGGCACGCCATGACCTTCGGTATCCAGATTCAGCAACTGGAGCTGAATCAGTCTGCACAGGATGGGCCTACCTCTGGTATTACCCTTGCATGGGGCGTCAATGAGACCGCCCGGATCAACGGCACGTCCTACGCCAGCAGCACCGGCTACGCCTATGCCAGCTACCTGCTCGGCGCAGTCGCAAACACGAGCGTCAGTGTGCTGCCCTTTTCGGTCCTTGGCGGCCGATATCATCCACTGGCCCCATACTTCCAGGACAACTACAAGGTCACGGAGAAGCTCACGCTCAACCTGGGCCTCCGCTGGGACTACCTGCCAACCTACAACGAGGTCCTGGACCGCTTTTCCTTCCTCAACCCAAACCTCACCAACCCCGTGACGGGAAATCTCGGAGCGCTGCAGCTTGCCGGTAACCACGGCGGCGCGGGCGTAAGCTGCGGATGCAGATCGCCCGCGAGCAATTACATGAAGAACTGGGGTCCGCGTGTGGGCCTTGCCTACTCCGTCAACGACAAGACCGTCATCCGCGCAGCCTATGCCCTGGTTTACTCGCACGGCGGCGGAACGGGCGGGGCCGGAGGTGCTTATCAGGGAACCGGTTCGCTGGGACTCACCAGCACCCCTTCCTTCACCGACGGGGGCGCAGGCACTGGTGCAGGTCCGGCTTTCTACCTCAACAACAGCGCCGGGTTTCAGGCCCAAGGTCTGAGCAATAACAACTTTGGCGGCCCGGGATATACCGTACCGGCCGTCACAGCGCCAGGGCCCATCAGCCAGACCCTCAACGTCGGCAACTACGTCACTAGTGCCGGAGCCTACGTCTCTCCGGGCGGCATCAGCTATCTCGATCCTTATGTCTCCGGCCGCTCGCCAGAGTTCTCGTTTTGGAACTTTGGCTTCCAGCGCGAGCTCATGCGGGACCTCACGCTCATGGTCAACTACGCTGGGTCTGAAAGCCACTTCCTCGCCGGTGCAAGCAATATCCGCGGTCTGCAATCGGGTCAGATCGATCCTCGCTACTACATGCTGGGAACCGCTCTGCTCTCGGCTCCTGCAACCACCGCCAACATCGCCAAGGCTAGCGCGATCGTGCCCGGCATCGCTGCGCCCTACTCCGGATACTCGCAGGCTGCCAGCACAACGAGCGGCGCTGGCAAAGCAACCATCGGCCAGATGTTGACCTGGATGCCGCAGTTTTCCAGCGTCACCGATACGTGGGGCAGCCAGACCGCCAACGCCTCCTACCACTCCCTCCAGCTCTCGGTCGCCAAGCGCCTTTCGCATGGCCTCACCCTCAACCTCAATTACACGTACGGCAAGCAGATCGACGACACCGGCACCATCCGCAGCGGCTACGCCATTCCCGCCAACCTTACCCTCAACGGGAAGGCCTGGGCGCAGGACCGCATTGACCGCGGCCTCAGCGCCACCAGCGTTCCGCAGAACCTCTCCATCTACGGTGTCTATAAGCTTCCTGCCGGTGGCAAGGGCGAGTTTTTGGGCGATCACCTTCTCACGCGCGCTATCCTCGGCGGCTGGAATCTCTCCGGCATCTTCACCTATGTCTCCGGCACTCCGCTCGCCATCACCTCGTCAGCTTGCACCTCTTCATCCGAGCCCGGTGCAGGACAGTGCATGCCCGACATCAATCCCAACTTCGCAGGCAAGACTATCCGCCAGAACGGCAGTTGGGGCAAAGGCATCACTGCAGCCAATTTGGGTGCCATCTCCTATCTCTCGGGCGCAGTCACCAGCACTACGCCGGGACAGGGCGTAGGCGGAGCAGCCTGCACCAGCAGCTCCGGCCCCTTCTGCAACTCCGGAAGCCTCATGATCGGCGATGCGCCTCGAACCGCGGCTTTCGGTCTCCGCAACCCCAGCGTCTATAACCTCAACATGGGCGTACGGCGCTCCTTCGATCTCAACGAGCGCTTCAAGTTCATCTTTGCCGTCGACTGCCAGAATGTAACCAATAAGGTTACGTTCAGCGGCATCACCACGAATATCAACAGCTCCGCCTTCGGAACTCTCAGTGGCGCAACCAGCAACTCAGGGAGCCGAGACTTTCAGTTCTCCGGACGTATCCGCTTCTAG
- a CDS encoding sulfatase, with protein MSDNQLKSTRREFVAQAAVTALAGALGAGAEAQPHDSSRPNVLFLMSDDMRVELGCYGSRFRAQSPNLDALAKRGVRFDRNYCQFPLCNPSRSSLLTGQVPLETEVLGNRTNFRDTRPDLTSLPQLFKEQGYVTARSGKIFHDIYDDEKAWTVGGGNAVTQQPGHESAQLGHKLVIPREAVPSPPSGVVPPLPQDNQQAMHSDQIIVLDGDGEGHPENRVAEKAIEYLRTYRNQPFFIGCGFSKPHSPPTAPQRFFDLYDPAKLELTPDFAAWPTVPPGFPKAAIRMRNADLFIGRGASTHEAQEVIRAYLASISWADWNIGRVLAELDALGLRKNTIVVFVADHGYQLGEKGKWSKAGSLFEMGTRVPLIIHDPRAAGNGAASVRLVESLDLYPTLVELCGLKPPAGGLQGTSLTPLLRRPKAAWDKPAYSIWSEDGKTVHGVAVRHDRWRYAEFGEDGVNGRMLFDEQEDPLEMKNLAEHPDHAARCAKFATLARAYVRRQRAAASAT; from the coding sequence ATGTCAGATAACCAATTGAAATCGACACGTCGTGAGTTTGTAGCGCAGGCAGCAGTCACGGCTTTGGCGGGCGCTCTTGGCGCTGGCGCGGAGGCACAGCCTCATGACTCCTCTAGACCCAACGTCCTGTTCCTCATGTCGGATGACATGCGTGTTGAGCTTGGCTGCTACGGCAGCCGCTTCCGCGCGCAGAGCCCCAACCTCGACGCACTCGCCAAGCGTGGTGTGCGCTTCGATCGCAACTACTGCCAGTTCCCGCTTTGCAATCCTTCGCGCAGCTCGCTTCTGACGGGACAGGTTCCTCTTGAGACAGAGGTCCTTGGCAATCGCACCAACTTCCGCGATACAAGGCCGGACCTCACCAGCCTCCCGCAGTTGTTCAAGGAGCAGGGATATGTGACCGCACGCAGCGGCAAGATCTTCCACGATATCTACGACGACGAGAAGGCATGGACGGTAGGCGGCGGCAATGCAGTTACTCAGCAGCCCGGTCATGAGTCCGCACAGCTCGGCCATAAGCTGGTCATCCCACGAGAGGCAGTGCCATCACCGCCATCAGGCGTCGTTCCACCGCTGCCCCAGGACAATCAGCAGGCGATGCACTCCGACCAGATCATCGTGCTCGACGGCGACGGAGAAGGACATCCCGAAAACCGGGTTGCGGAGAAGGCGATCGAGTATCTCAGGACCTATCGCAACCAACCCTTCTTCATCGGCTGCGGCTTTTCCAAACCGCATAGTCCACCGACTGCCCCGCAGCGCTTCTTCGATCTCTACGATCCTGCGAAGCTTGAGCTTACGCCGGACTTTGCCGCATGGCCCACCGTGCCGCCGGGCTTTCCCAAGGCTGCCATCCGCATGCGCAACGCTGACCTCTTCATCGGCAGAGGTGCAAGCACTCACGAGGCCCAGGAGGTTATCCGTGCCTATCTGGCCTCCATTTCGTGGGCCGATTGGAATATCGGCCGCGTGCTCGCGGAGCTTGATGCGCTTGGCCTTCGTAAGAACACGATCGTCGTGTTCGTTGCGGATCATGGCTATCAGCTCGGCGAAAAGGGAAAGTGGTCCAAGGCCGGCTCCCTCTTTGAGATGGGCACGCGCGTTCCGCTCATCATCCACGACCCCAGAGCAGCCGGAAACGGCGCAGCCTCCGTTCGCCTCGTCGAGTCGCTGGATCTCTATCCCACGCTGGTCGAGCTCTGCGGCCTCAAGCCGCCGGCGGGTGGACTTCAGGGCACCAGCCTCACCCCTCTGCTACGGCGGCCCAAGGCTGCGTGGGATAAGCCCGCGTACAGCATCTGGAGCGAAGACGGTAAGACCGTTCATGGTGTTGCCGTACGCCACGACCGCTGGCGCTACGCAGAGTTCGGCGAAGACGGAGTCAATGGCCGCATGCTCTTCGATGAGCAGGAAGACCCGCTCGAGATGAAGAACCTTGCCGAGCATCCCGATCACGCCGCACGCTGTGCAAAGTTTGCCACGCTTGCCCGAGCTTACGTCCGCAGACAAAGAGCCGCGGCCTCAGCCACGTAA
- a CDS encoding VanZ family protein, protein MTPSTTLRPARTHNYKYAWIPVLFGLAVICGESTKVMGGANTGQWLLHLVNLFHHQADTARFEETNVFLRKVGHFFGYGLLGVMFARAWTSFLRKRVLMTWSALRVRGVGCGVMSACLVACADEFHQSFLPGRTATIHDVVIDTTGALLLNTIVFAVAASRRRKLIEVVGNMRQTRLQRLRSRYGRGFGVAA, encoded by the coding sequence ATGACCCCATCGACGACGCTTCGCCCGGCACGCACCCACAATTACAAGTACGCATGGATTCCTGTCCTCTTCGGGCTTGCGGTTATCTGTGGAGAATCCACCAAGGTTATGGGCGGCGCGAACACCGGTCAGTGGCTCCTGCACCTGGTCAACCTCTTCCATCACCAGGCCGACACCGCCCGCTTCGAAGAGACGAACGTGTTCCTCCGCAAGGTCGGTCACTTCTTTGGCTACGGTCTGCTGGGCGTCATGTTTGCCCGCGCCTGGACCTCCTTCCTGCGTAAGCGCGTGTTGATGACCTGGAGCGCACTGCGGGTTCGTGGTGTCGGCTGCGGCGTCATGAGCGCATGCCTCGTAGCTTGTGCGGATGAGTTCCACCAGAGCTTCCTTCCTGGCCGCACTGCCACGATCCACGACGTCGTCATCGATACGACCGGTGCGCTGCTGCTCAACACGATCGTCTTCGCCGTTGCGGCATCCCGCCGGCGCAAGCTGATCGAGGTCGTCGGCAACATGCGCCAGACCCGCCTGCAGCGTCTGCGCAGCCGATATGGGCGCGGCTTCGGTGTCGCAGCCTAG
- a CDS encoding acetate/propionate family kinase, whose translation MADALVFNPGSNSLKFEVVRLTDNQRFAGEATKRITAAIEEFGDEATLSVFDPSRPRQLAHSEKVKAPDMKAATDFALRWLKDQKVSADSLAFTAVRVVHGGVKYDGATRVTDEVLHDIEALEELAPLHNESSLQILGVLAQRLPDTPAYVTFDTAFHRTLPEEAWRYPIEREAADRHGIRKFGFHGLSHRFMVEQYARTVGKPLGEVSVVTLHLESGCSASAIVKGRSVDTTMGLTPLEGLMMGSRSGSIDPAIIPYLMHKEKQTVEEVMKLLNKRSGMLGIAGGTLDTRVLEKRDDEAARLALRMFSYRVRLAVGAYLAAVGDAQAVLFGGGIGEDSPWLRAGVCEGLRGWGLELDPALNRSTEGQVVVSTPASRLQAWAMPVEEGLQMAHECQLSIKNAGNS comes from the coding sequence ATGGCAGACGCGCTTGTTTTTAACCCCGGCAGCAACTCCCTTAAGTTTGAAGTGGTGCGACTTACTGATAACCAGCGGTTCGCGGGTGAGGCAACAAAACGCATCACCGCCGCTATCGAAGAGTTTGGGGATGAGGCTACTCTGAGTGTCTTCGATCCCTCTCGGCCACGACAGCTGGCCCACTCTGAGAAGGTCAAGGCTCCGGATATGAAGGCGGCGACGGACTTTGCTCTGAGGTGGCTGAAGGATCAGAAGGTCTCCGCGGATAGTCTGGCCTTCACTGCTGTCCGAGTGGTCCACGGGGGTGTCAAATACGATGGGGCCACTCGAGTTACGGACGAGGTGCTTCATGACATCGAGGCGCTCGAGGAGCTTGCGCCGCTGCACAATGAGAGCTCGCTTCAGATTCTTGGGGTTCTTGCTCAGCGGCTGCCGGACACCCCTGCTTACGTCACCTTCGACACTGCCTTCCACCGTACGCTTCCGGAGGAGGCTTGGCGCTATCCGATCGAGCGTGAGGCCGCGGACCGGCACGGGATTCGCAAGTTCGGCTTCCATGGGCTCTCCCATCGATTCATGGTGGAGCAGTATGCGCGGACCGTTGGTAAACCGTTGGGGGAGGTGTCAGTCGTCACGCTGCATCTGGAGAGCGGCTGCTCGGCTAGCGCGATCGTGAAGGGCCGCTCCGTGGACACCACCATGGGCCTCACTCCGCTGGAGGGACTCATGATGGGCTCGCGCTCCGGCAGCATCGATCCTGCCATCATTCCGTATCTCATGCACAAGGAGAAGCAGACTGTTGAAGAGGTGATGAAGCTGCTCAACAAGCGCTCCGGCATGCTTGGGATTGCGGGTGGAACGCTGGATACACGAGTGCTTGAGAAGCGCGATGACGAGGCGGCCCGGCTGGCGCTGCGCATGTTCAGCTACCGCGTTCGGCTCGCCGTGGGTGCCTACCTTGCTGCTGTCGGCGATGCCCAGGCTGTGCTCTTTGGCGGAGGGATTGGGGAGGACTCGCCGTGGCTCCGCGCGGGTGTCTGTGAGGGTCTGCGCGGCTGGGGCCTGGAACTTGATCCCGCGCTCAATCGGTCCACGGAGGGGCAAGTTGTCGTCTCTACGCCGGCCTCACGGCTCCAGGCCTGGGCGATGCCGGTGGAAGAAGGCCTGCAGATGGCGCACGAATGCCAGCTTTCTATCAAAAATGCAGGCAACTCTTAG